In one window of Megalopta genalis isolate 19385.01 chromosome 4, iyMegGena1_principal, whole genome shotgun sequence DNA:
- the sing gene encoding MARVEL domain-containing protein sing isoform X4: MGRNEAGPIIRMSSGGTHAAGGVECCCCRCCTCIHVEFLKTMPGIIKLCETIISGLIQSLLINYGLRYSTTIGSAFEGSLTTSSACFLTSAVLLACYVVSEKSYRQIRSSLFEMMFNALASFLYLSSASYLAFSTKLFLLPEYYIRPGFDVYPAMTAAYMLSGFVGVLHGADAYFSYVHYKTGR; encoded by the exons atGGGCCGAAACGAAGCAGGGCCGATAATCAGGATGTCGTCCGGCGGCACTCATGCGGCCGGAGGTGTCGAATGTTGTTGCTGCCGATGCTGCACGTGCATACACGTGGAATTCCTGAAGACCATGCCGGGCATTATCAAGCTCTGCGAAACG ATAATCAGCGGTTTGATTCAGAGCTTGCTGATTAACTACGGCTTGAGGTACAGCACGACGATCGGCTCCGCTTTCGAAGGGTCTTTGACCACGTCGTCCGCCTGCTTTTTGACGTCGGCGGTGTTGCTCGCGTGCTACGTAGTGTCGGAAAAGTCCTACAGACAGATCAGATCGTCCCTCTTC GAAATGATGTTCAACGCTCTCGCGTCGTTCCTCTATCTAAGTTCCGCATCCTATTTGGCGTTCTCCACGAAGCTGTTCCTTCTGCCGGAATATTACATAAGACCAGGATTCGATGTTTATCCTGCGATGACGGCCGCTTAC ATGTTGAGCGGATTCGTCGGCGTGCTGCACGGGGCGGACGCTTATTTCTCTTACGTCCATTACAAGACTGGACGTTGA
- the sing gene encoding MARVEL domain-containing protein sing isoform X2, producing the protein MGRNEAGPIIRMSSGGTHAAGGVECCCCRCCTCIHVEFLKTMPGIIKLCETIISGLIQSLLINYGLRYSTTIGSAFEGSLTTSSACFLTSAVLLACYVVSEKSYRQIRSSLFEMMFNALASFLYLSSASYLAFSTKLFLLPEYYIRPGFDVYPAMTAAYVRISLPLTFAFAAIDLRMRRTRSFTRFFCVPPQMLSGFVGVLHGADAYFSYVHYKTGR; encoded by the exons atGGGCCGAAACGAAGCAGGGCCGATAATCAGGATGTCGTCCGGCGGCACTCATGCGGCCGGAGGTGTCGAATGTTGTTGCTGCCGATGCTGCACGTGCATACACGTGGAATTCCTGAAGACCATGCCGGGCATTATCAAGCTCTGCGAAACG ATAATCAGCGGTTTGATTCAGAGCTTGCTGATTAACTACGGCTTGAGGTACAGCACGACGATCGGCTCCGCTTTCGAAGGGTCTTTGACCACGTCGTCCGCCTGCTTTTTGACGTCGGCGGTGTTGCTCGCGTGCTACGTAGTGTCGGAAAAGTCCTACAGACAGATCAGATCGTCCCTCTTC GAAATGATGTTCAACGCTCTCGCGTCGTTCCTCTATCTAAGTTCCGCATCCTATTTGGCGTTCTCCACGAAGCTGTTCCTTCTGCCGGAATATTACATAAGACCAGGATTCGATGTTTATCCTGCGATGACGGCCGCTTACGTTCGTATATCCTTGCCGTTAACGTTTGCCTTCGCTGCGATCGATCTACGAATGCGTCGAACGCGTTCTTTTACGCGGTTCTTTTGTGTCCCTCCGCAGATGTTGAGCGGATTCGTCGGCGTGCTGCACGGGGCGGACGCTTATTTCTCTTACGTCCATTACAAGACTGGACGTTGA
- the sing gene encoding MARVEL domain-containing protein sing isoform X3, which translates to MGRNEAGPIIRMSSGGTHAAGGVECCCCRCCTCIHVEFLKTMPGIIKLCETIISGLIQSLLINYGLRYSTTIGSAFEGSLTTSSACFLTSAVLLACYVVSEKSYRQIRSSLFVRTITIAISAPRAHLTPFESFQEMMFNALASFLYLSSASYLAFSTKLFLLPEYYIRPGFDVYPAMTAAYMLSGFVGVLHGADAYFSYVHYKTGR; encoded by the exons atGGGCCGAAACGAAGCAGGGCCGATAATCAGGATGTCGTCCGGCGGCACTCATGCGGCCGGAGGTGTCGAATGTTGTTGCTGCCGATGCTGCACGTGCATACACGTGGAATTCCTGAAGACCATGCCGGGCATTATCAAGCTCTGCGAAACG ATAATCAGCGGTTTGATTCAGAGCTTGCTGATTAACTACGGCTTGAGGTACAGCACGACGATCGGCTCCGCTTTCGAAGGGTCTTTGACCACGTCGTCCGCCTGCTTTTTGACGTCGGCGGTGTTGCTCGCGTGCTACGTAGTGTCGGAAAAGTCCTACAGACAGATCAGATCGTCCCTCTTCGTACGTACAATCACGATCGCGATCTCCGCTCCGCGAGCTCATCTAACGCCTTTCGAATCGTTTCAGGAAATGATGTTCAACGCTCTCGCGTCGTTCCTCTATCTAAGTTCCGCATCCTATTTGGCGTTCTCCACGAAGCTGTTCCTTCTGCCGGAATATTACATAAGACCAGGATTCGATGTTTATCCTGCGATGACGGCCGCTTAC ATGTTGAGCGGATTCGTCGGCGTGCTGCACGGGGCGGACGCTTATTTCTCTTACGTCCATTACAAGACTGGACGTTGA
- the sing gene encoding MARVEL domain-containing protein sing isoform X1: MGRNEAGPIIRMSSGGTHAAGGVECCCCRCCTCIHVEFLKTMPGIIKLCETIISGLIQSLLINYGLRYSTTIGSAFEGSLTTSSACFLTSAVLLACYVVSEKSYRQIRSSLFVRTITIAISAPRAHLTPFESFQEMMFNALASFLYLSSASYLAFSTKLFLLPEYYIRPGFDVYPAMTAAYVRISLPLTFAFAAIDLRMRRTRSFTRFFCVPPQMLSGFVGVLHGADAYFSYVHYKTGR, from the exons atGGGCCGAAACGAAGCAGGGCCGATAATCAGGATGTCGTCCGGCGGCACTCATGCGGCCGGAGGTGTCGAATGTTGTTGCTGCCGATGCTGCACGTGCATACACGTGGAATTCCTGAAGACCATGCCGGGCATTATCAAGCTCTGCGAAACG ATAATCAGCGGTTTGATTCAGAGCTTGCTGATTAACTACGGCTTGAGGTACAGCACGACGATCGGCTCCGCTTTCGAAGGGTCTTTGACCACGTCGTCCGCCTGCTTTTTGACGTCGGCGGTGTTGCTCGCGTGCTACGTAGTGTCGGAAAAGTCCTACAGACAGATCAGATCGTCCCTCTTCGTACGTACAATCACGATCGCGATCTCCGCTCCGCGAGCTCATCTAACGCCTTTCGAATCGTTTCAGGAAATGATGTTCAACGCTCTCGCGTCGTTCCTCTATCTAAGTTCCGCATCCTATTTGGCGTTCTCCACGAAGCTGTTCCTTCTGCCGGAATATTACATAAGACCAGGATTCGATGTTTATCCTGCGATGACGGCCGCTTACGTTCGTATATCCTTGCCGTTAACGTTTGCCTTCGCTGCGATCGATCTACGAATGCGTCGAACGCGTTCTTTTACGCGGTTCTTTTGTGTCCCTCCGCAGATGTTGAGCGGATTCGTCGGCGTGCTGCACGGGGCGGACGCTTATTTCTCTTACGTCCATTACAAGACTGGACGTTGA